The following proteins are co-located in the Pseudomonas synxantha genome:
- a CDS encoding NUDIX hydrolase translates to MTWLPHITVATIVEDNGRFLMVEELKGGRAVLNQPAGHLDPNETLTEAAVRETLEETGWDVEATGIVGIYLYTAPSNGVTYQRVCFIAKALKHHPGYKLDDGILRARWMTRDELMVVRDDWRSELIIRCIDDYLAGHRHSLELIRPSL, encoded by the coding sequence ATGACCTGGCTCCCCCACATCACTGTCGCCACCATCGTCGAAGACAACGGCCGTTTCCTGATGGTCGAAGAACTCAAGGGCGGCCGCGCCGTGCTCAATCAGCCCGCCGGCCACCTGGACCCGAACGAAACCCTGACCGAAGCCGCCGTGCGCGAGACCCTCGAGGAAACCGGCTGGGATGTCGAAGCCACCGGCATCGTCGGCATTTACCTCTACACTGCCCCCAGCAACGGCGTGACCTATCAACGGGTCTGCTTTATCGCCAAAGCGCTGAAACACCACCCAGGCTATAAACTCGACGACGGCATCCTCCGCGCCCGCTGGATGACCCGTGACGAGCTGATGGTCGTGCGCGACGACTGGCGCAGCGAGCTGATCATCCGCTGTATCGATGATTATCTGGCAGGCCACAGGCACAGTCTCGAATTGATCCGCCCTTCTCTTTAG